One Streptomyces hundungensis DNA segment encodes these proteins:
- a CDS encoding FAD-binding oxidoreductase yields MDDLLVRLREHLPADAVITDPDITGGYAHDMASFCAAGTPAVVVLPRTVEQVQHVMRTATALRVPVVPQGARTGLSGAANASDGCIVLSLVKMDRILEVNPVDRVAVVEPGVINAVLSREVQKLGLYYPPDPSSWEMCTIGGNIGTASGGLCCVKYGVTAEYVLGLEVVLADGRLMSTGRRTAKGVAGYDLTRLFVGSEGSLGIVVKAVLALRPSPPPQLVLAAEFATAAAACDAVVRIMERGHTPSLLELMDRTTIQAVNRMAHMGLPDSTEALLLAAFDTPDPAADLAAVAELCTAAGATQVVPAEDAAESELLLQARRLSLTALETIKSATMIDDVCVPRSKLAAMIERTSAIAAKYDLTIGVCAHAGDGNTHPVVCFDAADEDESRRARESFDEIMALGLELGGTITGEHGVGVLKKEWLARELGPVGIEMQRAVKHAFDPLGLLNPGKLF; encoded by the coding sequence ATGGACGATCTTCTCGTACGGCTGCGGGAGCACCTCCCGGCGGACGCCGTCATCACCGACCCCGACATCACCGGCGGTTACGCCCACGACATGGCGAGCTTCTGCGCGGCGGGCACCCCGGCCGTGGTGGTGCTGCCCCGCACCGTCGAGCAGGTCCAGCACGTGATGCGCACGGCGACCGCGCTGCGCGTGCCCGTGGTGCCGCAGGGCGCCCGCACCGGCCTGTCCGGCGCGGCCAACGCCAGCGACGGCTGCATCGTCCTGTCGCTGGTCAAGATGGACCGCATCCTGGAGGTCAACCCGGTCGACCGGGTCGCGGTCGTCGAGCCCGGCGTCATCAACGCCGTCCTGTCGCGCGAGGTCCAAAAGCTGGGGCTCTACTACCCGCCGGATCCCTCCAGTTGGGAGATGTGCACCATCGGCGGGAACATCGGCACCGCGTCCGGCGGCCTGTGCTGTGTGAAGTACGGGGTGACCGCCGAGTACGTCCTCGGTCTGGAGGTCGTGCTCGCCGACGGGCGGCTGATGAGCACCGGCCGGCGCACCGCCAAGGGGGTCGCCGGATACGACTTGACCCGTCTGTTCGTGGGCTCCGAGGGCAGCCTCGGCATCGTTGTCAAAGCGGTGCTCGCGCTGCGGCCCTCGCCGCCGCCCCAACTCGTGCTCGCCGCCGAGTTCGCCACCGCCGCGGCCGCCTGCGATGCCGTCGTACGGATCATGGAGCGGGGCCATACCCCGTCCCTCCTTGAACTCATGGACCGCACCACCATCCAAGCCGTCAACCGCATGGCGCACATGGGCCTGCCCGACAGCACCGAGGCGCTGCTGCTCGCCGCCTTCGACACCCCGGACCCGGCGGCCGACCTCGCCGCCGTCGCCGAGCTGTGCACCGCCGCGGGCGCCACCCAGGTGGTCCCGGCCGAGGACGCGGCCGAGTCCGAACTGCTGCTCCAGGCACGCCGGTTGTCGCTCACCGCCCTCGAAACGATCAAATCGGCCACGATGATCGACGACGTGTGCGTTCCCCGATCGAAGCTCGCCGCGATGATCGAACGGACATCGGCGATCGCCGCCAAGTACGACTTGACCATCGGCGTCTGCGCGCACGCGGGCGACGGCAACACCCACCCCGTGGTCTGCTTCGACGCCGCCGACGAGGACGAGTCGCGGCGCGCCCGCGAGTCGTTCGACGAGATCATGGCGCTCGGCCTGGAACTGGGCGGCACCATCACCGGTGAACACGGCGTCGGCGTACTGAAGAAGGAGTGGCTGGCCCGCGAGCTCGGCCCGGTCGGCATCGAGATGCAGCGCGCGGTCAAGCACGCCTTCGACCCGCTGGGCCTGCTCAACCCGGGCAAGCTGTTCTGA
- a CDS encoding SsgA family sporulation/cell division regulator codes for MQTVVERELELKLVLSPERSIPVPARLTYRTDDPYAVHITFHVGSETPVHWTFARELLVEGVFRPCGHGDVRIWPTKVEGRNVVLMALSSPDGDALLEAPSAQVSAWLERTLRAVPPGSETERLGIDDGLAELLAPATGRGTDELWLRDPWPSDESRPEDGA; via the coding sequence ATGCAGACCGTCGTGGAACGCGAACTGGAGCTCAAGCTGGTGCTGTCGCCCGAGCGCAGCATCCCCGTACCGGCCCGGCTCACCTACCGCACCGACGACCCCTACGCCGTGCACATCACCTTCCACGTCGGCTCGGAAACCCCCGTGCACTGGACCTTCGCGCGCGAGCTGCTCGTCGAGGGGGTGTTCAGGCCGTGCGGGCACGGGGACGTACGGATCTGGCCGACGAAGGTGGAGGGGCGCAACGTGGTCCTGATGGCGCTGAGCTCACCGGACGGCGACGCGCTGCTGGAGGCGCCGTCCGCCCAGGTCTCGGCGTGGCTGGAGCGGACGCTGCGGGCGGTGCCGCCGGGGTCCGAGACCGAGCGGCTCGGCATCGACGACGGCCTCGCCGAGTTGCTGGCGCCGGCCACCGGACGCGGCACCGACGAGCTGTGGCTGCGCGACCCGTGGCCCTCGGACGAATCCCGCCCGGAGGACGGCGCGTGA
- a CDS encoding glycosyltransferase family 39 protein has protein sequence MSVGLGPTGRGERAALSSAALSSAAPVARRAWSAVGAFAAIRALGLLALVLWSRANDKDAHALLSARWDSLWYVRVVESGYDFTLTAPDGRVLSDLAFFPLLPWLEQALAAVTPLGPGDAGLLVSAVAGPLAAWALYLTGRHLHGHRAGLLLAAVWAAVPVGIVQSMAYSEALFTALAAWALYAVLRRRWVEAGLLASLAGLTRPVGLAVAAALWAGAVVEARRTRRVDARLLTGAVLAPLGAAGYVLWVGARRGSVFGYLHVQAEWGNGFDGGLAYGKFIVDHLGGWPVVLAGLGMIAGTALALWAYGACVRGGQPLPLLVYTGIVMALALCSSGYFGSKPRLLLPAFPLLLPVAVALSRMRGVGAVGVVGALSVASAVYGATWLNGSGPP, from the coding sequence ATGAGCGTGGGGCTTGGCCCGACCGGCCGCGGCGAACGGGCGGCCCTCTCCTCGGCGGCCCTCTCCTCAGCGGCGCCCGTGGCACGGCGCGCCTGGTCGGCGGTCGGAGCCTTCGCCGCGATCCGCGCGCTCGGCCTCCTCGCCCTCGTCCTGTGGTCCCGGGCCAACGACAAGGACGCCCACGCGTTGCTGTCGGCGCGCTGGGACTCGCTCTGGTACGTGCGGGTCGTGGAGTCGGGTTACGACTTCACGCTGACCGCGCCCGACGGCAGGGTCCTGTCCGACCTCGCGTTCTTCCCGCTGCTCCCCTGGCTCGAACAGGCCCTCGCCGCGGTGACCCCGCTCGGCCCCGGCGACGCGGGTCTGCTGGTCAGCGCGGTCGCGGGACCGCTCGCCGCGTGGGCCCTGTATCTGACGGGCCGTCACCTGCACGGTCACCGGGCCGGGCTGCTGCTCGCGGCGGTGTGGGCGGCCGTTCCGGTCGGGATCGTGCAGTCGATGGCGTACAGCGAGGCCCTGTTCACCGCGCTGGCCGCCTGGGCGCTGTACGCGGTGCTCCGGCGGCGCTGGGTCGAGGCCGGGCTGCTCGCCTCCCTCGCGGGGCTCACCCGCCCGGTGGGACTCGCGGTCGCGGCCGCGCTGTGGGCGGGGGCCGTCGTCGAGGCGCGACGCACCCGGCGCGTGGACGCGCGGCTGCTCACCGGGGCGGTGCTCGCGCCGCTCGGCGCGGCCGGCTATGTGCTCTGGGTCGGCGCCCGGCGAGGAAGCGTCTTCGGCTATCTGCACGTGCAGGCCGAGTGGGGCAACGGCTTCGACGGGGGCCTCGCTTACGGGAAGTTCATCGTGGACCACCTCGGCGGCTGGCCCGTCGTACTCGCCGGGCTCGGCATGATCGCGGGCACGGCGCTGGCGCTCTGGGCGTACGGGGCGTGCGTGCGGGGCGGCCAGCCGCTGCCCCTGCTCGTCTACACAGGCATCGTCATGGCCCTGGCGCTGTGCTCCTCGGGCTACTTCGGCTCCAAGCCGCGGTTGCTGCTGCCCGCGTTCCCTCTGCTGCTGCCGGTGGCGGTCGCGCTTTCCCGAATGCGGGGGGTGGGGGCGGTGGGGGTGGTGGGGGCGCTGTCGGTGGCGTCGGCGGTATACGGCGCAACCTGGCTAAACGGCTCGGGGCCCCCGTAA
- a CDS encoding RDD family protein: MATVPSDSDGSGAREGYYPDPSIPGYVRYWNGVSWVPGTSRPAPAAGEAPPTPPLGATPAPAPSLAAAPPVTAALAEETGPVFLDEPEASPASAQGSAAPQPAWHADAAHQSGFGGDQDRRVSWGQSVDGRALPESADPRQLPDPRRLPDPRRAEPARPTPTGPSTGPSTGPSTGPSTGPSTGPSTGPSTGPSTGSSTGPFGDPARPAGTVPHQSPQQSAQFAQSANAAQSANAAHPAPSAHSANSARAARPAQPIQSAPPIQPAAPFAGTVPPTAVEPAPVRPQLPTPADPVVAAPTSPAYSAPATPQPQPAQPAQPGPVEPHPGLPGSPMTDGPGGGAASWAQQVHRLAQPDAQAQEPVVPWKPPVDDPFLRAAREQASARPAGLVRRLIARLVDTALLGALVAGLAVPLLARVADHVQQKIDAAKLSGQTVTVYLLDGTTAGLLGIVLGAFLLLGLLYEALPTAKWGRTLGKRLCGVQVRGIESYEPPTFGQAVRRWLVHGVLGLLVIGVVNVAWCLFDRPWRQCWHDKAAHTFVAQG, from the coding sequence ATGGCGACGGTTCCTTCTGACAGCGACGGGAGCGGAGCCCGGGAAGGGTATTACCCGGACCCGTCCATTCCCGGATATGTCCGGTACTGGAACGGGGTCTCCTGGGTGCCCGGCACGAGCCGGCCGGCCCCCGCCGCGGGTGAGGCGCCGCCCACCCCGCCGCTCGGCGCCACCCCCGCCCCGGCCCCCTCGCTCGCCGCCGCGCCGCCCGTCACGGCCGCCCTCGCCGAGGAGACGGGCCCGGTCTTCCTCGACGAGCCCGAGGCCTCGCCCGCCTCCGCGCAGGGCTCCGCCGCGCCGCAGCCCGCCTGGCACGCGGACGCCGCCCACCAGTCCGGCTTCGGCGGCGACCAGGACCGTCGGGTCTCCTGGGGCCAGTCGGTCGATGGGCGCGCGCTCCCGGAGTCGGCCGACCCGCGGCAGTTGCCCGACCCCCGCCGTCTGCCCGACCCCCGCCGCGCGGAGCCCGCACGGCCCACGCCCACCGGCCCCTCGACCGGCCCCTCCACCGGCCCCTCGACCGGCCCTTCGACCGGCCCTTCGACCGGCCCTTCGACCGGCCCTTCGACCGGCCCTTCGACCGGCTCCTCGACCGGTCCCTTCGGGGACCCCGCGCGGCCCGCCGGCACCGTGCCGCACCAGAGCCCTCAACAGTCCGCCCAGTTTGCCCAGTCTGCGAACGCCGCCCAGTCTGCGAACGCCGCGCACCCCGCACCCTCCGCTCACTCCGCGAACTCGGCCCGAGCCGCGCGACCCGCCCAGCCCATCCAGTCGGCCCCGCCCATCCAGCCGGCCGCCCCGTTCGCCGGGACCGTGCCGCCGACGGCCGTCGAGCCGGCTCCCGTACGGCCCCAACTGCCCACCCCCGCCGACCCCGTCGTCGCCGCGCCGACAAGCCCCGCGTACTCCGCGCCCGCGACCCCACAGCCCCAGCCCGCCCAGCCCGCCCAGCCCGGTCCCGTCGAGCCCCACCCCGGCCTACCCGGGTCGCCGATGACGGACGGGCCCGGGGGAGGGGCCGCGTCCTGGGCGCAGCAGGTGCACCGGCTCGCGCAGCCCGACGCGCAGGCGCAGGAGCCGGTCGTACCGTGGAAGCCCCCGGTCGACGACCCGTTCCTGCGGGCCGCCCGGGAGCAGGCCTCGGCCAGACCCGCCGGCCTGGTCAGACGGCTGATCGCGCGGCTCGTCGACACCGCGCTGCTCGGCGCCCTGGTCGCGGGCCTCGCCGTACCGCTCCTGGCCCGGGTCGCCGACCACGTCCAGCAGAAGATCGACGCGGCGAAGCTGTCGGGGCAGACGGTCACCGTCTACCTCCTGGACGGCACGACGGCCGGCCTCCTCGGCATCGTCCTCGGCGCGTTCCTCCTCCTCGGCCTGCTGTACGAGGCGCTGCCCACCGCCAAGTGGGGCCGCACGCTCGGCAAGAGGCTGTGCGGGGTGCAGGTGCGCGGCATCGAGTCGTACGAGCCGCCGACGTTCGGCCAGGCGGTGCGCCGCTGGCTCGTCCACGGTGTGCTCGGGCTGCTCGTGATCGGCGTGGTCAACGTCGCGTGGTGCCTGTTCGACCGCCCCTGGCGCCAGTGCTGGCACGACAAGGCGGCCCACACCTTCGTGGCGCAGGGATGA
- a CDS encoding RDD family protein: protein MSTDQPPPGQPPEDDPFLKKPSEPPRSGSPYGGTQPPPGRPPGDSPYGAGPPSGGDGPYGAPPPPSGAGGPYGAPPPRSGAGGPYGGPPPPGGGSPYGSAPPPPSDPYGGQYGGVDPLAGMPPLADFGKRFLARFIDFLIIAIPLGLIEWATSNRVVISTSDNGDSGTEVISKAYSGSGLLWLLITLVVYIGYDTLMVSKSGQTLGKKLLGLRVAMLNDGSVPTTNAALARAAVLWAPFVLCCYCLWDIILGITIVTDKPYRQGWHDKAGKTVVVSTPQ from the coding sequence ATGAGTACCGATCAGCCGCCGCCCGGTCAGCCGCCCGAGGACGACCCGTTCCTCAAGAAGCCGTCAGAGCCTCCGCGGAGCGGTTCTCCCTACGGCGGCACGCAGCCGCCCCCGGGACGGCCGCCCGGTGACTCCCCCTACGGTGCGGGCCCGCCGTCCGGCGGTGACGGCCCGTACGGCGCCCCGCCTCCGCCGTCCGGCGCGGGTGGCCCGTACGGCGCCCCGCCTCCGCGGTCCGGCGCGGGTGGCCCGTACGGCGGGCCGCCTCCCCCCGGTGGCGGTTCGCCGTACGGCAGCGCCCCGCCACCGCCCTCCGACCCCTACGGAGGTCAGTACGGCGGTGTCGACCCGCTGGCCGGGATGCCGCCGCTCGCCGACTTCGGCAAGCGGTTCCTGGCCCGTTTCATCGACTTCCTCATCATCGCGATCCCGCTCGGCCTGATCGAGTGGGCGACCAGTAACCGGGTCGTCATCTCCACCTCGGACAACGGCGACTCCGGTACCGAGGTGATCAGCAAGGCGTACTCCGGCAGCGGACTGCTCTGGCTGCTGATCACGCTCGTGGTCTACATCGGCTACGACACCCTGATGGTGTCGAAGTCCGGGCAGACGCTCGGCAAGAAGCTGTTGGGGCTGCGGGTCGCGATGCTCAACGACGGGAGCGTGCCCACCACCAACGCGGCGCTCGCCCGGGCGGCCGTGCTGTGGGCGCCGTTCGTGCTCTGCTGCTACTGCCTGTGGGACATCATCCTGGGCATCACGATCGTGACGGACAAGCCGTACCGACAGGGCTGGCACGACAAGGCCGGCAAGACGGTGGTGGTCTCAACTCCGCAGTGA
- a CDS encoding immune inhibitor A domain-containing protein — MTSSRRAARAAAVLVALATAGATGSAYATAQADSKAPAPVQRQDPSRANGQEHNLKGPFSDQQAQQRQAALEQVISGKKKVEKRGASDVVKLSDKKYVELGREKTDKIFTILVEFGDQVDNTTMYDPDGPDGPKPPQPKYGGTPGPAHNQIAKPDRSKDNSTAWQADYNQKHFQDLYFGTGKNVNSLKTYYEKTSSGRYSVDGQVTDWVKIPYNEARYGSNYCGQTNCANVWDTVRDGVNAWVADQKAKGQTDAQIKATLGQYDQWDRNDYNNNGNFNEPDGYIDHFQIVHAGEDESAGGGAQATNALWAHRWYAYGTDAGKTGPANNKAGGTQIGDTGMWVGDYTMQPENGGLGVFAHEYGHDLGLPDLYDTTNTAENSVGFWSLMSAGSWLGTGKDSIGDLPGDMTAWDKLQLGWLDYASVKAGSKITAKLGVSEYNTKNNQALVVELPKKEVTTTVVKPVEGSKQWWSGMGDNLNNTLTRSVDLTGKSKASLDLSGWWDIEKDYDFLYTEVSTDDGASWNAIDGTADGKAITRDSSDKPALTDASGAYKKLSYPLDQYAGHKIQLRFRYQTDGGAGGKGFTADAISVTADGTAVVTDGAEAGDNGWAAKNFTRIGESFTNDYPQYYLAENRQYVSYDTTLKVGPYNFGFSTTRPSWVEHYPYQRGLLIWLWDTSQKDNNVSAHPGQGLILPVDAHAKPLKWADGTLLRNKIQPFDAPFSQYRTDAFTLHKADVATKIKSQAGVPVFDDHQGTYWYAENPTGSVKVPDTKTRISIVDQPWNGQTITVKVGTSTK, encoded by the coding sequence GTGACCAGCAGCAGGAGGGCGGCCAGAGCCGCCGCCGTGCTCGTGGCCCTCGCCACGGCCGGCGCCACGGGCTCGGCATACGCCACGGCCCAGGCCGACTCGAAGGCCCCGGCGCCCGTTCAGCGCCAGGACCCGTCGAGGGCCAACGGCCAGGAGCACAACCTCAAGGGCCCGTTCAGCGACCAGCAGGCCCAGCAGCGCCAGGCGGCGCTGGAGCAGGTGATCTCCGGCAAGAAGAAGGTCGAGAAGCGCGGCGCTTCCGACGTGGTCAAGCTCAGCGACAAGAAGTACGTCGAGCTCGGCCGCGAGAAGACCGACAAGATCTTCACGATTCTGGTGGAGTTCGGCGACCAGGTCGACAACACCACGATGTACGACCCGGACGGCCCCGACGGCCCCAAGCCGCCGCAGCCGAAGTACGGGGGCACCCCCGGCCCGGCGCACAACCAGATAGCCAAGCCGGACCGTTCGAAGGACAACTCGACGGCCTGGCAGGCGGATTACAACCAGAAGCACTTCCAGGACCTGTACTTCGGTACGGGCAAGAACGTCAACTCGCTGAAGACGTACTACGAGAAGACGTCCTCGGGTCGCTACTCGGTCGACGGTCAGGTCACCGACTGGGTCAAGATCCCGTACAACGAGGCCCGTTACGGCTCCAACTACTGCGGCCAGACCAACTGCGCCAACGTGTGGGACACCGTCCGTGACGGCGTCAACGCCTGGGTCGCCGACCAGAAGGCCAAGGGCCAGACGGACGCGCAGATCAAGGCGACCCTGGGTCAGTACGACCAGTGGGACCGCAACGACTACAACAACAACGGCAACTTCAACGAGCCCGACGGCTACATCGATCACTTCCAGATCGTGCACGCCGGCGAGGACGAGTCCGCGGGCGGCGGCGCGCAGGCCACCAACGCCCTGTGGGCGCACCGCTGGTACGCCTACGGCACGGACGCGGGCAAGACCGGCCCGGCCAACAACAAGGCCGGCGGCACCCAGATCGGCGACACCGGGATGTGGGTCGGCGACTACACGATGCAGCCGGAGAACGGCGGCCTCGGCGTCTTCGCGCACGAGTACGGCCACGACCTCGGTCTGCCGGACCTCTACGACACCACCAACACCGCCGAGAACTCGGTCGGTTTCTGGTCCCTGATGTCGGCGGGCTCCTGGCTCGGCACCGGCAAGGACTCCATCGGCGACCTGCCCGGCGACATGACCGCGTGGGACAAGCTCCAGCTCGGTTGGCTCGACTACGCCTCGGTGAAGGCGGGTTCGAAGATCACCGCCAAGCTGGGCGTCTCGGAGTACAACACCAAGAACAACCAGGCGCTCGTCGTCGAGCTGCCCAAGAAGGAAGTCACCACCACCGTCGTCAAGCCCGTCGAGGGTTCGAAGCAGTGGTGGAGCGGCATGGGTGACAACCTCAACAACACCCTGACCCGCTCGGTCGACCTCACCGGCAAGTCCAAGGCGTCCCTGGACCTCTCGGGCTGGTGGGACATCGAGAAGGACTACGACTTCCTCTACACCGAGGTCTCCACGGACGACGGCGCCAGCTGGAACGCGATCGACGGCACCGCCGACGGCAAGGCCATCACGCGCGACTCCAGCGACAAGCCGGCCCTGACCGACGCCTCGGGCGCGTACAAGAAGCTCTCGTACCCGCTCGACCAGTACGCGGGCCACAAGATCCAGCTCCGCTTCCGCTACCAGACGGACGGCGGCGCGGGCGGCAAGGGCTTCACCGCCGACGCCATCAGCGTCACCGCCGACGGCACCGCGGTGGTCACCGACGGCGCCGAGGCCGGCGACAACGGCTGGGCGGCGAAGAACTTCACCCGCATCGGTGAGTCCTTCACCAACGACTACCCGCAGTACTACCTCGCGGAGAACCGCCAGTACGTCTCGTACGACACGACCCTCAAGGTCGGCCCGTACAACTTCGGCTTCTCCACGACCCGTCCGAGCTGGGTCGAGCACTACCCGTACCAGCGGGGCCTGCTCATCTGGCTCTGGGACACCTCCCAGAAGGACAACAACGTCTCGGCCCACCCGGGCCAGGGCCTGATCCTGCCGGTCGACGCGCACGCCAAGCCGCTCAAGTGGGCCGACGGCACGCTGCTCCGCAACAAGATCCAGCCGTTCGACGCGCCGTTCAGCCAGTACCGGACGGACGCCTTCACGCTGCACAAGGCGGACGTGGCGACGAAGATCAAGTCGCAGGCCGGCGTCCCGGTCTTCGACGACCACCAGGGCACGTACTGGTACGCCGAGAACCCGACGGGCAGCGTCAAGGTTCCTGACACCAAGACGCGGATCTCGATCGTCGACCAGCCGTGGAACGGTCAGACGATCACGGTGAAGGTCGGCACCTCCACCAAGTAA
- a CDS encoding isochorismatase family protein → MHRALIVVDVQNDFCEGGSLAVAGGADVAAAITDLVGQAAGSAYRHVVATRDHHIDPGTHFSATPDFEHSWPPHCVAGTEGVGFHPNFAPAVACGAVDAVFDKGAHAAAYSGFEGFDENGVALAEWLRARQVAEVDVVGIATDHCVRATALDAVRAGFVTTVLLDLTAGVAERTTSLALEEMRTAGVGLSGKPVV, encoded by the coding sequence ATGCACCGCGCCTTGATCGTCGTGGACGTCCAGAACGACTTCTGTGAGGGCGGCTCCCTCGCGGTCGCGGGCGGTGCGGACGTCGCCGCCGCGATCACCGACCTCGTGGGCCAGGCGGCCGGGTCCGCCTACCGCCATGTGGTGGCCACCCGCGACCACCACATCGACCCCGGTACGCACTTCTCGGCCACGCCCGACTTCGAGCACTCCTGGCCGCCGCACTGCGTGGCCGGCACCGAGGGCGTGGGCTTCCACCCCAACTTCGCTCCCGCGGTGGCCTGCGGGGCCGTCGACGCCGTCTTCGACAAGGGCGCCCACGCGGCCGCGTACAGCGGCTTCGAGGGGTTCGACGAGAACGGGGTCGCGCTGGCGGAGTGGCTGCGGGCGCGGCAGGTGGCCGAGGTCGACGTGGTGGGCATCGCCACCGACCACTGTGTGCGGGCCACCGCCCTGGACGCGGTGCGGGCCGGTTTCGTCACCACCGTCCTGCTCGACCTCACGGCCGGGGTCGCCGAGCGCACCACCTCGCTGGCGCTTGAGGAGATGCGGACGGCGGGCGTCGGCCTGTCGGGCAAGCCCGTGGTCTAG
- a CDS encoding nicotinate phosphoribosyltransferase, whose amino-acid sequence MNAADLGLPVDVPSTALFTDQYEFTMVQAALKAGTAGRRSVFEAFTRRLPEGRRYGVVGGIGRVLDAVENFRFDAGVLGFLHDHSIVDEPTLRWLSSYRFSGDIWGYPEGEVYFPGSPILRVEGSFAECVLLETVILSILNHDSAIAAAASRMSTAAGGRPLIEMGARRTHELSAVASSRAAYVGGFSSTSDLAAGFRYGIPTVGTSAHAFTLLHDSERDAFRAQVDSLGRGTTLLVDTYDVAEAVRTAVEIAGPELGAVRIDSGDLLLVAHRVRQQLDDLGATATKIVVTSDLDEYAIASLAAAPVDAYGVGTQLVTGSGHPTCSMVYKLVARAQSADPKAPLISVAKKSLGAKSSVGGRKWAARRSDAYGIAEAEVIGTGAVPAELVERQLLVELVKGGTVVAREPLDAARARHIDALAALPMSAGQLSRGEPVIPTEYV is encoded by the coding sequence GTGAATGCTGCGGACCTTGGGCTGCCGGTGGACGTGCCGTCGACCGCGCTCTTCACCGACCAGTACGAGTTCACGATGGTCCAGGCCGCCCTCAAGGCCGGCACGGCCGGGCGGCGCTCGGTCTTCGAGGCCTTCACCCGCCGCCTGCCCGAGGGCCGCCGCTACGGCGTGGTCGGCGGCATCGGGCGCGTCCTGGACGCGGTCGAGAACTTCCGCTTCGACGCGGGCGTGCTCGGGTTCCTGCACGACCACTCCATCGTGGACGAGCCGACCCTGCGCTGGCTCTCCTCCTACCGCTTCAGCGGCGACATCTGGGGCTACCCCGAGGGCGAGGTCTACTTCCCGGGCTCGCCGATCCTGCGCGTCGAGGGGTCCTTCGCCGAGTGCGTGCTCCTGGAGACCGTGATCCTCTCGATCCTCAACCACGACTCCGCGATCGCGGCCGCCGCCTCCCGGATGTCGACGGCGGCCGGCGGGCGCCCGCTGATCGAGATGGGCGCGCGCCGCACGCACGAGCTGTCCGCGGTCGCCTCCTCGCGCGCCGCCTACGTCGGCGGCTTCAGCTCCACCTCGGACCTGGCGGCCGGCTTCCGCTACGGCATCCCCACCGTCGGCACCAGCGCGCACGCCTTCACCCTGCTCCACGACAGCGAGCGGGACGCCTTCCGGGCCCAGGTCGACTCGCTGGGCCGCGGCACGACCCTGCTGGTCGACACGTACGACGTGGCCGAGGCGGTGCGCACCGCCGTGGAGATCGCCGGGCCCGAGCTCGGCGCGGTCCGCATCGACTCCGGCGACCTGCTCCTGGTGGCCCACCGGGTGCGCCAGCAGCTGGACGACCTCGGCGCGACCGCCACCAAGATCGTGGTCACCTCCGACCTCGACGAGTACGCCATCGCCTCGCTGGCCGCGGCCCCGGTGGACGCCTACGGGGTGGGCACCCAGCTCGTCACGGGTTCCGGGCACCCGACCTGCTCCATGGTCTACAAGCTGGTCGCCCGCGCGCAGTCCGCCGACCCGAAGGCGCCCCTGATCTCGGTCGCCAAGAAGTCGCTGGGCGCGAAGTCCTCGGTGGGCGGCCGCAAGTGGGCCGCGCGCCGCTCGGACGCGTACGGCATCGCCGAGGCCGAGGTCATCGGCACCGGCGCGGTGCCGGCCGAGCTCGTCGAGCGCCAGCTTTTGGTGGAGCTGGTCAAGGGCGGCACGGTGGTGGCCCGCGAGCCGCTGGACGCCGCCCGCGCGCGGCACATCGACGCGCTGGCCGCGCTGCCGATGTCCGCGGGCCAGCTCTCGCGCGGCGAGCCGGTCATCCCGACCGAGTACGTCTGA
- the clpS gene encoding ATP-dependent Clp protease adapter ClpS codes for MSVAPVEIERPESAESSRPVAEPDVPWVTLVHNDPVNLMSYVQYVFQSYFGYSKDKAHKLMLDVHHKGRAVVSSGSREEMERDVQAMHGYGLWATLTQDRG; via the coding sequence GTGAGTGTCGCCCCCGTAGAGATCGAACGCCCCGAGTCGGCGGAGTCGAGCCGGCCCGTCGCCGAACCCGATGTGCCCTGGGTGACGCTCGTGCACAACGACCCGGTCAATTTGATGAGTTACGTGCAGTACGTCTTCCAGTCCTACTTCGGCTACTCGAAGGACAAGGCCCACAAGCTGATGCTCGACGTGCACCACAAGGGACGGGCCGTGGTCTCCAGCGGCAGCCGCGAAGAGATGGAACGCGATGTGCAGGCGATGCACGGCTACGGCCTGTGGGCGACGCTGACGCAGGACCGCGGCTGA
- a CDS encoding DUF2017 domain-containing protein — protein sequence MAGHFEPLPGGGAAVALDEVEIAILRSLAVQLLELIGPGRAPAEDEDPLAALFAEGPSEPPADPALARLFPEAYASEESDELRAKSAEFRRFTENDLRARKRDDALAVVHGLDALSPRGDGGAVLKLAADDSRHWLGALNDLRLTIATRLDITDEDESGELYRLPDDDPRKPMVMAYLWLGVLQETLIDTLMS from the coding sequence ATGGCCGGCCACTTCGAGCCGCTGCCCGGCGGCGGCGCGGCCGTCGCGCTCGACGAGGTCGAGATCGCCATCCTGCGCTCGCTCGCCGTCCAGCTCCTCGAACTCATCGGGCCGGGCCGGGCGCCGGCCGAGGACGAGGACCCGCTGGCCGCCCTGTTCGCCGAGGGACCGAGCGAGCCGCCCGCCGACCCGGCACTCGCCCGCCTCTTCCCCGAGGCGTACGCGAGCGAGGAAAGTGATGAACTGCGCGCCAAATCGGCCGAGTTCAGGCGCTTCACCGAGAACGACCTGCGCGCGCGCAAGCGCGACGACGCCCTCGCGGTCGTGCACGGCCTCGACGCGCTGAGTCCGCGGGGCGACGGCGGAGCCGTCCTGAAGCTGGCCGCCGACGACTCGCGGCACTGGCTGGGCGCGCTCAACGACCTGCGTCTGACCATCGCCACCCGCCTCGACATCACCGACGAGGACGAGAGCGGCGAGCTCTACCGGCTGCCGGACGACGACCCGCGCAAGCCGATGGTGATGGCCTATCTGTGGCTCGGTGTGCTCCAGGAAACACTCATCGACACGCTCATGTCCTGA